Genomic segment of Paenalkalicoccus suaedae:
GACGGCCGAGAGGAAAAGCTAGGTTATCGGATGCGCGAATCGCAGCTTGCGAAGGTGCCGTATATACTTGTTGTAGGAGATGCAGAAGTAGCTGGTCGCTCTGTGCAGGTGAGGCGCTTTGGCGAGAAGAGCAGTGCGGCGATGGCGTTTGAGGAGTTTAAGCAGGGTGTTTCGGTTGAAATTCGGGAGCGGAGACTTCGGGGGAAGTGACTCACTGTGAGGAGTTTCACGCTGCATGATGTGACATGCAATTTGGAAGAAGTGACACGCAATAGAATGGATTTTGCAAGAAGTGACGAGCAATACGCGAGAAGCGACGCGCAATTCGGCAAGACCTATAAGAAGTGACGCGCAATTTACTCGGAAGTGCTAGTTGCCCTGTGCTACCGCCACGTGGGGGCTTTGAAAAGTGGCAGTTGAGCAATTGAGGGTCCTTGTGTGGTGGACTGGGTATGTGGGGAGGACGTGTTTGGAGAAGTCAAACACAGAAACGGAGTTACCAAACACAGAATGCCAAAAATGCCGAGAAACCAAACACGTAATCCGAGTTACCAAACACGCACCTCCTAAAATAAACGTACCAACGTAACAAAACGCCACAAAAAAGACCGCGCTAGACGCGGTCTTTACTCATTTAACTGTGCTCCGCCAATACTTTCAACTTCGGTGGTTCCGTTTATCATTTCTTCGGTTATGAAGTAGGCGTGTGCGTAGTCTGGTTCATCATCAAAGACGACAAAGATGGCAGTTGATCTCGCAGTTCGCAGGTCATCGCGAATGTGCCAATCTCTATCTGGATGCTCGGCTTCTAGATGTGCTACGAGCGTTTCCTGACGAGTTTCCTCCAACACATAAATGTCATAAGCGGGGCTTGCGACAAAAAAGTAGACGGATGTGATAAATCCGACAGTGAACACCGCGATGCTCGCTACTTGTAGTGGCTTTTTATCAGCGGGAAGCATGAAGTAACCGAGTACAAGTAGTCCCAGCAGGCCTAGGGAGATCGTAAAATATCCAGCCGTCACACTGCTGATCTGATCTCGGACAACTAGGAAAAAGATAAGTGACGTAATAATTAATAAACTAGCCATAATGGCTCCGATAATAGTGCGCTTGGACATAAGCTGTCCCCTTTCCACAAAAATCACAGAGCTAGTATAGCATAAGTAGCCCTTTTAAAACATGTATGTGGGGTTTGGGGACGAGTAACCTATCCCTTCTGCACATTCACCATCCAATGGATGCCAAATTGATCGACTAGCATGCCGTTAATATCTCCCCAAAACTGCTCTTCAAGTGGCATAGTAATCTCGCCGCCCTCAGCAAGCTGTTCGAAATAGCGCGTGAGCGTCTCGCGATCCGTTCCATTAATGGAGAGACTAACATTGTTGCCAAGCTTATGGGGTGGGCTGTACTGTGGGTGCGTGTCGCTCGCCATGAATGTGAGCGAATCGTTGCGTAAATTTGCATGGATAATTCGATCCTTGACCTCTTCTGGAGAGTCAGCAAACGCCTCCTCAAATGTCTGAAGATATAGCTCACCGCCAAAAACCTGGCGATAAAACTCCATTGCTTGCTTCGTCGTGCCATCAAAATTCAAATAAGCATTGATAATAGTCATGCAAAATCCCTTCTTAAACTATTGTCTACTAACCAATTCAACAATCTACCCATTATTCCTTTAAGAAAATATAGGGAGTAATTCACGTAATTTGGTAAAAGTCTCATTCTTTTTTCTTCCAGAAAACGTTTAGAGGTGCTTTTGGGAGGGAAGTAGCCGACAAAAGAGGGCATTTTGACGCAAATCTTCAAAAATAAAAAGATTGTTGAGACTTTTTGCCAGTTTAATTCGTCTATATACATAGGGAGACAAACATCAGGAGGAGGTTCGATTCGAGTGAAGCAGGTAGTGAGTTTAATTGTATTAGTTTTATTCGTTGCTGGATGCGCAGGATCGACCGGGAATCCTGTTGCCGCGCACGTGCTTGAGAATAACGAGGGTGCGGATATTTTGACCTACGGAGATCACGTTTTTTATAACGCTAGTAATCTGGCATATTTAGATGTAGATTCGTTTGAAAAGGTGACGCACTTAGGCGAAATTGTTTCTCAACCTAAAAACTTTAATGAGTACCTTGATCTTTGCGCGAGTGTATTGGATATTGGTACGCCCATTTATGCAACTGGTGACACGTCGGATGACATGTATCACCTGATCGCGGAGATAGACGGCGAGGACATATTATACATTGCGCTTGGCGAAAATCGGTAAGGTAATGGAAAGGGGATAAGTACAAGTGAACGTTACCATACGACAAGCTCAACTTGACGATGCAAAAGAGCTAAAGCCACTGATGTTACAGTACATAGTGGACTTTTATGAGCAACAGGATCCAAACGAGGAGGAGCTGGAGAAATTAATCAAGCGCCTTGCGACGGAGCCTGAATTTGGTGTGCAATTTGTGGCGGAATTCGACGGAAGTCTCGTCGGATTTAGCACCCTGTACTTCGGTTTTAGTACATTACGCGTGCAAAAAACGGCGACGATGAACGATTTGTTTGTAACGAGCCGCGTTCGCGGCGAGAAAATCGGAGAGCGACTATTTACAGCGACGCTCGACTACGTGCGTGACAACGGCTACGCCTACATGGCTTGGGAGACGGCTACAGACAATATCGTTGCTCAAACGCTTTACGAAAAGATGGGTGGAAAGAAAGCAGACTGGCTGTTTTATGAAATAGAATAATAACCTTTATTCATTATTAAATGAGGAGGCTGAAACATGAATAAAGTTACAGTAGTACCCCTTTATATGGAGCATATATTTACAGCGGATCCCGAGAGAATTTTTGATGCTTGGATAACACCTGCAACGATGAAAAAATGGTTGTTTACAGACGAGAAGACGAATAAAATCACAAAAAATGAAGCACGATCTGGTGGGGGATGGGAAATCGTCGATCATCGAGAAGGTCAGACCTACCGGGCGATTGGTCAATATAAGGTAGTTGATCGCCCTTCAAGGTTGGTAATGACATTTAAAATGCCACAATTCAGTGACTTGGAAGACACGATTACCGTCCAACTTGAGCCACATGATGATGGAGGAACTCATATGTCATTTAAACAGGACATCCATGTTGAGCATGAAGATGGATGGACTCAAGAAGATATTGATCGTGTGACACGCGAGCATTTGGACGGAACAAAACAAGGATTTGAACAGATGTTTGCGAATTTGGAAATAGTTTTAGAAAAAGGCTCCCTCTATTAAAAAGATAAAAGCTGCGTACCTAATAGGTATGCGGCTTTTTTTGATAGATACAAAGTGTAACCTCGTTGTAAAATTTGGCGGTGAATGAAGTCAGAAGAGAAGTAGGTTGTATTTTGCGAGAGGTAAACCGAAAAAGAAGTATATCGCAAATGTGGAAAATTAGCATGGAAGTGGATCAAACTAACGCGGAACGAAATAGAAACAGTTCGAAAGTCGGTTCAAGTAAGTCAGAAAAAAGAAGTAAAGCGGAAATCGAGAGAAACAGGACGGAAAGTGAGAGAAGTAGAGCGGAAATTATAGAAAGTATTTCACAAATGCGGAGAAGTAATTCGCAATTGTATCAACCATCACTAATCCGCAACAATCAGGTGGAAAGAAAATAGATAAAATGGATGCTATTGACATACTATGTCACGGTGCGATATAGTGAAGGCAATCAAACTATGTCGCACCTCGACATAGTTTTCTCAAAAAAAGAGGTTGGTGCTATGACGAATGAGAAGGTAGTGAAGAAATACGTGCCGGCATCGGAGACGGCGTATTATATTATGCTTGTTTTATACGAATCGCCAAGGCATGGATACGGGATCTCGAAGCGTGTAGAGGTCCTGACGGACGGACGCATTCAGCTCGGCTCGGGGACGATTTACGGTACGATCACGAAAATGCTAAAGGATGGATTAATCGTGATGTATGCAAACGAAGAGCGTAAAAAAGTATATGAGCTGACAGAAATAGGGGAGGCCATATTACGCATGGAGATAGATAGAATTGCAGAATTACATCGTCATGCATCGGAGATAGGGGGAGAGGCGGCATGCAAAAAAACAGCGGAACAGTAAGCGTGAGACGATGGCTGTGGAGTTTTCATGTGCAGCTTACAGAGCAATGGTTAAAGGATATGTCGACAAAAGGGTATCAGTTAAGTGGACTTGATCGACTCGGGCGTCGATTTTACTTCGAGGAACGTGAGGAAAGTGAAGCAGCTTATCGAATCATGTACAAGCAAGGTTCGCTTCCGATGTCGATGCGTGAGGATGGATGGCGATCTGCCTGTGAATCAGGTAAATGGAGCATCATTCGCTCCGAGAAATCCCGCGATGAACGAAAAACCGATGTTGTACGAGACGAATTAGTAAAGCGCAACGAACGAATCTTAAGCGCATGGTCCATCTTTTTTATGTTGATAATTTTCAATATTACTATGCAAATAAGTTTAGTTGTGTCCAGTCTATCGAGCGGAGGGACTGTAAACGTCCATCCTAGTCCGCTATGGATATTAACCTTTGTTGGCTTTTTGGTGCAAATTACTATACTCGTTTTTGGCATTTATTCCTTCTTTATTTTAAGGCGAGAAAATCGTGACTTACAGCTGTCTTACACAGGAGAGGAGCCAGTGGCGTTACAAAAAACCTCAGATAGTATAACGACGAAATGGCGTATTCAGTCGTGGCTGAGTCCAATAGCGCCAGAAAAAATGTCTCGTTGGTTAGAAATGCAGGAAGAACGTGGTTTTAAGCTGAAGTGGGTGGATAGACAAGGCATGCGTTTCGTTTTCTCTCAAGCAGAGCATGCAAGTGTCAGCTATTACATGGAAAAAAATAAAGACATCGGGGCAATGCATAAGGATATGGGGTGGGAGCGTATTTATTTAGGCAATGCCTCAGCAAACGGATGGAAGCTGTACCGCGCCTACTATGATCCTCATGAGGAGAAAAAGCCAGTGTTTCATACAGATCCGGAATCGGAGCTACAGGCTGTAAAAAAGCAGGTGCGTTTTCAAATGTTTATAAGCGTAATGGTACTACTCGTTCAGCTTATGAATATGCCATTACAGATCGGTCGTGTAGTGGAAGAAAGAACAGCGTCCGTGTTTCAACTCATTTTTTTAACCGTATCGATGACTTTTATCGTACTATTTACATGGACGATTATTAGTCTATTCATACACTACCGGAACAAAAAGCAAGAGCTATATCGAGTGTAAATCTTTAAAAACCTAGGGGGAAGCATCTTCTTAGGTTTTTTTGATGGAAAAAAATAGCTATAAATGAAGTATGCCGCAAAAAATAAGCGACAACTCTACAAAATAGCACGCAACAATCAGGTGGAAGTAAACTATATAAAATGGGTGTGATTGACATACTGTGCGGAGGTACGATATAGTAAGACGAACCAAATTATGTCACGACTCGACGTAGTTTCCTAAAGAAAATTGAGGTAATGCTTGCATGAAAGAGCGACTTATCAAGAAATATGTACCGGCTTCAGAAACAGCTTATTATATTATGCTCGTTTTGCACGAATCTCCTAAGCATGGATATGGGATCTCGAAGCGAGTGGAAGTGCTGACGGGAGGGCGGATTCGCCTTGGATCAGGGACGATTTACGGGACGATCACGAAAATGTTGAAGGATGGATTGATCGTGATGTACGCGAATGAGGAGCGAAAAAAGATATATGAGCTCACGGAAATAGGAGAGGCAATTTTGCAAACCGAGATAGTGAGAATTACGGAACTGCATAGGCATGCTGCCGAGATAGGAGGAGATAAAGATGAAAGAGGGTAATCGAGCGGGGAGCGTCACGAAATGGCTGTGGAGCTTCCATGTGCAACAAACGGAGCGCTGGCTCGAAGATATGTCGAACAAAGGCTATCGGCTTCGGGCATTTGATCGGAGGCGTCGGCGCTTTTACTTTGATGAACAGCCTAGTGAGCGTGCCACGTATCGCGTCGTGTACGGAAATCAATTTGCACTCGCAACCTCGATGCGCGAGAACGGATGGCGTACGGCGGCTGAATCTGGCAAGTGGCATATTGTACGATCGACAAAACCGCGCGAAGAGCGTCTAACGGAGGTTGTGCGTGACCCCTTAATTACGCGTAACGAACGAATTCTAAACATTTGGGCATTCTATTTTACGATGGTATTTATATTGACTCTCATGCAAATTAGTTTATTTTTGATTGGCCTATCAGGAGATAGCACGATCCAAGTGATCACAAGTCCGATGTGGAGTGTAACGTTCCTCTTTTTCTTTGCACAAGTAGCTTTATTCCTGTTCGGTCTTTATTCCTTTTTCATTCTCCGGCGAGAAAATAGGGAGCTGAAGCTATTTGATCAAGAAAGTGATCCGTCCATGCTTGTAGAGGACCCGTCACTGACAGTGAAGAAATGGCGCTTTCAGTTTTGGCTTCACCCTAAAGCTGGTGAGAAGATGTGCATATGGCTCGAGGAACAGGAGCGCGCTGGACTGAAGCTAAGGTGGGTTGACCGCCAAGGCATGCGGTTTGTCTTTAAGAGAAGTGAGCCGAAAGAGGCGAGCTATTATATGGATAAAGGCTCTAACTACGGAGCGGCCCATCATGAGATGGGGTGGGAGCTTATCTATTTCACCGGTAATTCGTCCCCATATCTGTGGAAGCTTTATCGTACTTACTATAATCCTACTACAGAAGAAAAGCCGATTTTCTATTCGGATAAAGCATCGGAATTGTACGCAGTGAAGAGGAAGGTTCGCTACCAGATCATGATAAGTGCAATGATCATTGGCATTCAGTTAATAAACATTCCGCCTCAGGTTAGTAGGGCTATACGAGATGGGGAAATAACCGGATATCACCTTTTCTTCTTCCCGTTGGTCGGATTCGCCATTTTACTTTGTAGCTGGTTTATCATTAGTGGATTGTTCTACTACTTTAGTCAAAAGCGAGCGCTTGGAGGAAGGTAACAGTCTCAATATTTAATATAAAGAAGCCCTCCATCCTCGGATGAAGGGCTTCACACGTTATTCTTCTAAGTAACGCGCATAAAAGTTCGTTCGCATGTCGACGTGGTTTGCCAAAAGTGCTGCCAGTCCAATAAATACTACTATGCCACTAATTAATCCAACTGGAGAGGCGATGGAGTAGGTAAGAGACATGGCTAAGGTGCCGGAGACCCCAGCAAGAGTAATGAGGCTAAATAGAATAAAGAAGACACCATAGGCACCGATCCAGAAGCTAGACTTATGTTCATTTTTTCTAATTTTATCTCGACCTCGTCTTACTGGATAGTCAATTAACATGACAACGAAAAAGAATAAAAGAAATGGAAAATAGAAAAAGAACGTCTCTATAAACAAAGTCATCACCGTCCCCATAAGAGTGAAGTACCATCAATTTTACCATATTTTAGATCCTGAAACTATCTTTCCTTCACTCTTTCCATAAGTGAGCTGTCACAGCCTCATCAAACGAAGCCTTATGTGGTTTTCTCCGCCAGGAAAAAGGTCCGGATCGAGATCACTAGAGCTGTGGCGGCGATGGTGGCCATGATCAGGAAGGTGATGATCGTTCCTGTGTGCGCGGCTTCCTGGTAGGGCGCGTTGCTCTGGCTTGTGGCGATACTAATGACGGTTGTGAGTAGGATGACACCTACGGCCATGCTGAGCTGGCGCAACGTGTTGGTAATGGCGGATCCGTGGGAGATGTCCTTTTGGTCGAGCGCATTCATGCTTGTTGTCACAAGGGTTGTCATCGTCAGGCCACAGCCGAGCATGAAGAGGCTGAAGTAGACCATAATTAAGTAAGGTGAGCTATCTATGCCGATTGTGCTAAACAGGAGCATCGCGACTAGTAAACACACGAATCCTGCGTTCGTGACAATTTTTCCGCCAAAGCGATCGAATAGTGTTCCAGCGACGATTGCGGTCACGGACAGCAGGATGGTGCCGGGCAGGAGTAGGAATCCGGATAAGAATGCTGTCGTTCCAAGCACGTCCTGCGCAAACATCGGCAGGATGCTCTCCGCTGATAAGAGGAGGAGCATCGTCATCGACATGAGCACCGCCGAGAGCGTGAATAGCCGCACCTTAAAGAGGCGGATGTTTAGCACCGGCACAGGCAGCTTGAGCTGTCGTCTGGCGTAAGCTGCAATAAGCGCGATGCCGAGCACCATAGGCCCAACCGCTTCGGGCGAAAATCCAGTCACGCTGATCATACTAAGGCCAAGTATAAAACTGACGAATCCCGTCGCTGATAGAAGAACCGAGGGAATATCCAGCTTCGCCTCTTGTCTATCAAGAATGTTTTTCATGACGACTGTTGCAAGGATTAAAACGATGACTGCAGGTACAAACAGCACAATATGTAAGGCGCGCCAGCCCAATGTGTCGATGACCATCCCCGAGATGGACGGCGCTGACGCTGGCGCAACGTTAATCACAGCACTCAATAGTCCCATAGCAAGCCCTCTTTTTTCTCGAGGAAACACGGTAAGAAGAATGGTTTGCACGAGTGGCACCATCACACCAGCGCCTACGGCTTGAATAACGCGCGAGAGAATCAGCGTACTAAACTGAGTAGCAGTTGCTCCAACTAGCGTTCCGATGACAAGCATCACCATGGCAAATACGACTAACGTTTTTGTTTGGAAGGTGTTCATTAAATAGCCGCTGAGTGGGATAAAGGTGATCGTACCAAGTAGAAAAGCGGTCGTCAGCCACTGAACTTGCGTAGCATTAACGTTAAACTCCTCCATAATCGTTGGATAAGCCGTAATCATAAGAAATTGACTAAATAAGAAAAGAAAGGACGCAGCAAGTGCAACGATCACGATTGGTTTATGTGGGATAGGTTGCTTAGTTTGTTCGGGCATCTAGCTGCTCCTCTCTATGATGTGTAGACGATCTACTCGTCGGCCATTTGCCAATCTCGTGATTCATCGTTTACGAGTGCTTCAATGGTCCGCATATGAGCAAATGGTGTATCTACTTCGTAGTTATTGATATAAGTATCATCAATAACAAGCTGTATGTCGCGATGATCCATATCCCCGTCTTCAGTAGACTCCGAGATTCGAAGGGTTAATCTATATTCCTCACTTGCCAAGATATTACCACCATCTTGTCTGATATCAAGTCCAATAAAGTCGTCCGCTATCGCTTGTAATGTCTCTTCATCATCAATATTTAGGTGCATAATACGTTCAGGTATTGGATCTGATACATCACTAACAAATAGTGTCGCTTCATTAATAGTAACATCCTCGACCGGAACGTCAAAAAAGGCATCTTCGAACGTTGTTTGTTGCGAGTTAACAACGAGTAATACAATTCCAGATACAACTCCAACGGTTGCTAATACAAGATAAAGTCGATTTTTAAAGACAAAGCTTAAGAGAAGCATAATGCCTCCCAAGCCAATAAGGACCGTAACAATAGCAAAAAGTAGCGATCCAGTCGCTTCAAACAGTTGCATGGAATCATCCTTTCGATAGTCTGCTTTTTTTACCGTGAAAATCTAGTGAGTGATGGTTTCTTTTAATAGCGAGGACACTCGGTCCTGCTATTCTTTCGGGTGAAACATTTTTGAAGGGGCGTAGTCTAGCATGTTGAGCTCTCATTACCTACGTGCGAGCAATTTCCTTTAAACGTTTGTTAACCGTCTTCTTCCATTACCCAATCTAATGACTCATCATTTATGAGTGCTTCGATCGTTCGGAGATGTGCAAACGGCGGGCTGACTACATCGCTGTTAATGTGTGTATCGTCTACGAACAGGTGCATGTCATGACGTTCTCGAAGACCTTCCCTTACAGTGTAAGACACACGGAAGGTGAGCCTATATTCCTCACTTGCGCGATTCCTTAAGTTATCTTCACGCAATTCTATCCCCATAAAGTCATTGGAGAGAGCCTCCAACGTTTCTTCATCTTCAATATTAAGATACATGATACGCTCAGGCACGAGATCGGAGACGTCATTAACTGTCAGTCTTGCCTCGTGAAGAATAACGTCCTCGTCCGTCACATCAAAATAAGCTTCCTCAAACGTCGATTGTTGCGAGTTAATAACAAGTAATGCAATTCCTGATACGATACCGAGTGTGACTAAAACTAATACGAGTCGGTTTTTTAAGAAAAAGCTCAAAATCAACATAATGCCGCCGAGGCCAACAATAACAGTGAAGGCGGCAAAAAGAAGCGAGCCCGTTGCACCAAGCAATTGCATAGAATCATCCTTTCTATAGATTTATTTCACGCTACTGAAAAGTAGTTTAATGTGTAATCACACATCGCTCTAGTATTAGAATCATTGGTCTTCCTATGGCTTTGCCTAACCCTTTTCTGATGAGCTGTAGTCTATCATTCCGATCTTTCATTACCTAATTTTAAAGAGACAGAAGGATATTCCTCTATAAGTTTTGTTAATCGTCTTCTTCCATTATCCAATCCAATGACTCATCATTTACAAGTGCTTCGATCGTTTGTAAATGTGCAAACGGGGGACGTACTTCGAAGCTATTAATGTGTGTGTCGCTAACATTTATAAATTCATTCCGTCGCCCATCGCCTTCAGGTTCAGTGACCCTTAAAGAGAGACTATACGCCTCTGCACGGTTTCGAAGATCGTCATCATATAACTCTAGTCCTGCAAAGTCATTCGCGAGCGCCTTGAGAGTTTCTTCATCCTCGATAGAAAGGGACATAATAGCTTCTGGAGGACTAGCTGAGACATCATTAACAATCAGTGTCGCTCGCTCAAGAATGAAGCCTTCGCTAGCAGGATCAAAATAGAATTCCTCAAAGGTCGTACGTTGGGAGTCTATGAAAAGAAATACCATTCCTGATACGATCACTAATGTTGTTAAAACTAACACCAGTCGATTTTTTAAAAAGAAGCTTAACAGGAGCATAATTCCACCAACAATAACAAAGATGCTGAAGGCGGTAAAAAGTAGCGATCCAGTAGCGTCGAAGAGTTGCATAAAACCATCCTTTCGACATGTTTACTCCATTTTACCAAATAAGTAAGGTGGTGGGCGAATGATCAGTCCTCCTACGGTATCGGCTTGCGCTTACCTAGCAGTAAATGAGAAGAGGAGTCAGCTCTGAAAACGCCCTAGACATTAGTAGGGTCTGAAGATGATCCTACTCGTCAGCTAAAGTTGAATAACGTCTCTTCTATATAAACGAACACCCTTTTTTACTACTAAACGAAAGGTTGTTGCCTAGCTCTTAAAGATGAAACAGTTCTGTTAAGAACTTCAACGTTCATATATTTTGCGTACGGTACATAAATTTTTTATACGGTTCATTCTTTCTCCATACCGTACATATATCTTCTACACGGTACATAAAACCTAAATTGCCAAAGATCAACTGATCAAAAGCCTCAA
This window contains:
- a CDS encoding VOC family protein codes for the protein MTIINAYLNFDGTTKQAMEFYRQVFGGELYLQTFEEAFADSPEEVKDRIIHANLRNDSLTFMASDTHPQYSPPHKLGNNVSLSINGTDRETLTRYFEQLAEGGEITMPLEEQFWGDINGMLVDQFGIHWMVNVQKG
- a CDS encoding GNAT family N-acetyltransferase; its protein translation is MNVTIRQAQLDDAKELKPLMLQYIVDFYEQQDPNEEELEKLIKRLATEPEFGVQFVAEFDGSLVGFSTLYFGFSTLRVQKTATMNDLFVTSRVRGEKIGERLFTATLDYVRDNGYAYMAWETATDNIVAQTLYEKMGGKKADWLFYEIE
- a CDS encoding SRPBCC family protein yields the protein MNKVTVVPLYMEHIFTADPERIFDAWITPATMKKWLFTDEKTNKITKNEARSGGGWEIVDHREGQTYRAIGQYKVVDRPSRLVMTFKMPQFSDLEDTITVQLEPHDDGGTHMSFKQDIHVEHEDGWTQEDIDRVTREHLDGTKQGFEQMFANLEIVLEKGSLY
- a CDS encoding PadR family transcriptional regulator, producing the protein MTNEKVVKKYVPASETAYYIMLVLYESPRHGYGISKRVEVLTDGRIQLGSGTIYGTITKMLKDGLIVMYANEERKKVYELTEIGEAILRMEIDRIAELHRHASEIGGEAACKKTAEQ
- a CDS encoding DUF2812 domain-containing protein, with product MQKNSGTVSVRRWLWSFHVQLTEQWLKDMSTKGYQLSGLDRLGRRFYFEEREESEAAYRIMYKQGSLPMSMREDGWRSACESGKWSIIRSEKSRDERKTDVVRDELVKRNERILSAWSIFFMLIIFNITMQISLVVSSLSSGGTVNVHPSPLWILTFVGFLVQITILVFGIYSFFILRRENRDLQLSYTGEEPVALQKTSDSITTKWRIQSWLSPIAPEKMSRWLEMQEERGFKLKWVDRQGMRFVFSQAEHASVSYYMEKNKDIGAMHKDMGWERIYLGNASANGWKLYRAYYDPHEEKKPVFHTDPESELQAVKKQVRFQMFISVMVLLVQLMNMPLQIGRVVEERTASVFQLIFLTVSMTFIVLFTWTIISLFIHYRNKKQELYRV
- a CDS encoding PadR family transcriptional regulator — encoded protein: MKERLIKKYVPASETAYYIMLVLHESPKHGYGISKRVEVLTGGRIRLGSGTIYGTITKMLKDGLIVMYANEERKKIYELTEIGEAILQTEIVRITELHRHAAEIGGDKDERG
- a CDS encoding DUF2812 domain-containing protein — its product is MKEGNRAGSVTKWLWSFHVQQTERWLEDMSNKGYRLRAFDRRRRRFYFDEQPSERATYRVVYGNQFALATSMRENGWRTAAESGKWHIVRSTKPREERLTEVVRDPLITRNERILNIWAFYFTMVFILTLMQISLFLIGLSGDSTIQVITSPMWSVTFLFFFAQVALFLFGLYSFFILRRENRELKLFDQESDPSMLVEDPSLTVKKWRFQFWLHPKAGEKMCIWLEEQERAGLKLRWVDRQGMRFVFKRSEPKEASYYMDKGSNYGAAHHEMGWELIYFTGNSSPYLWKLYRTYYNPTTEEKPIFYSDKASELYAVKRKVRYQIMISAMIIGIQLINIPPQVSRAIRDGEITGYHLFFFPLVGFAILLCSWFIISGLFYYFSQKRALGGR
- a CDS encoding MFS transporter → MPEQTKQPIPHKPIVIVALAASFLFLFSQFLMITAYPTIMEEFNVNATQVQWLTTAFLLGTITFIPLSGYLMNTFQTKTLVVFAMVMLVIGTLVGATATQFSTLILSRVIQAVGAGVMVPLVQTILLTVFPREKRGLAMGLLSAVINVAPASAPSISGMVIDTLGWRALHIVLFVPAVIVLILATVVMKNILDRQEAKLDIPSVLLSATGFVSFILGLSMISVTGFSPEAVGPMVLGIALIAAYARRQLKLPVPVLNIRLFKVRLFTLSAVLMSMTMLLLLSAESILPMFAQDVLGTTAFLSGFLLLPGTILLSVTAIVAGTLFDRFGGKIVTNAGFVCLLVAMLLFSTIGIDSSPYLIMVYFSLFMLGCGLTMTTLVTTSMNALDQKDISHGSAITNTLRQLSMAVGVILLTTVISIATSQSNAPYQEAAHTGTIITFLIMATIAATALVISIRTFFLAEKTT